The genomic segment TTTGAAATGAAACCCATAACCACCCCAACCTGTAGTAATGATCTCCCAGTATCTGGTGGGAGTCTATTAAAATGGATTCAGTAGAGGTGCATAAGCAGTTTAGGAAAGTTAATGTGAGAAATAGCACCAATAATGTGTTAAGATAATGTGTGTGGAAGAGTTTTGCAATCTTGTGCAGATCCCCTGTGTGATGTTTTCAGTTTGCTTTTTCCAATGTTCTTAAATCTACAAATCATCCCTTCTCCGTGGAAGAAATCCATCAGCCTAATCCAAAAACTGCCAGGCCAAGTGAGTTTAGCAGCTATAGACCAGTCGCTCTTACTGTAGATCTCTCCGAATGAAAAGTCTGGAGAGATTTCTATAGCAATACATTACAAAGAACACAGGACCTCATTGACACCCTTTGGTTTGTATTCAGAGAAAGGAGGGGGGTAGATGCAATACTCACATTGTTAAATCTGGTCTATCATCATCTTGATCAAGAAAAGGTTATTTGTAAGGATATATTTGTTGACTTTTCCTCTGCTTTTAACACAATAAAACCATTGTTGCTTGCACAGAGAGGCTCAGAAAACTTGAAGCTAAACAGTAAATTGATAATAATAGTCCTAAACTGTTTAACAAATAGGACTCAACAGGTCAAATTGGGGAACTGGTTATCTAACATTGTTTTGTTCCCCttattgtatgtttttaacACTAATGATGGTAAAAGGAAACACCCATCCTAAATGATTTTACTAAATGGTGTGATGAGTTCTCTTAAAAACAAAGGAGCTCATTTTAGGAAAATTGTAGAAATTGTCAGTGACTACAGGTGCTTGGGACTGATCATAGGCAAAAACCTGAGATGGGACAAATGCTGCAacacaattaataaaaaaaaaaattcaaaggaAATTAAGCTATTTCAAGCAAGTTAGAACCATTCTAACACTTCTCTTCAAGTCTTTTATTGTACGTGTCTTAACATGCTGTCTCATTTACTGGTTTGATAATATCAGTtccattaaatatattaatctgGGGAAATTAGTCAAAATAAGTAGCAGATTAATTGGGGGCAAATCAAATCACCACACATATGCTCTACAAACAGGGTGGTACAGTAGCAAAATGTATTACAGATCGTGTCTCTCACCCCCTCCACTGCCAGTTCACACTTCTCCCATCTAGGAGATGCCTTTGAGTCCCCAGGTGTAATACTAATAGACACAGGAAATATTTCATCCCCACTGCAATAcctatttaaaacaatgaatctTAACCATCTTCTCCCTTACCTTTCTGTAAAACTGTTGCACTGACTTTTTGGTAGTTAACATTTTGCCTGTCAGTGTGTTGCTATGTTGGAAGTGTGCTGTAAAACGAATTTTGCCAAATGGGACAACAGAGCTAGAATTGAATTCAGATTGAGTTCTGCTCATTAGAAGTGTAACActaaatgttatattttggaaaatatttcCATCTAGTGGAGTGCTATTGTATTGCAGCCCTCAaccctgttctgtttttttcctcctcaCCCTGACCGCAAGTCGAACATATTTTAAAGATACACATTTCCTCTTGTTGAAGTCAAGGTTTCCTGTTATGGTGCAAAGAGGTGACAGTTCTTAGGTTAATATAGGTAGAGTAGAAGACGCTTGTCCGAGAAAAGTGCAGATACGTTTGAAATCGCAAATGTTGAACGAAGATTAGTTTTACAATTACGTAAATGTGCAGAATTATCGggtattaaaaaaaagctacGGGGTAAAGTTCATTTTGGATTTTTAAGtgcaaatattattataatgtaaaagTGCTGCATGGTTTGCGTCTCAAAGGTTAATCGTAAACGTGcgtttttaaatgttgttagGCGTTTTTATTATTACCGTAGTTTTCTTACATATATGCTTTAATGAACGATTAAAGTGATTAACCaacaaaaagaattaaaaaaacaatgaggaCTCGATACGGTTTATATCAGCAACCATGCAGCAGGATGCTTAATAGTGATGTTAGAATGAGTCTTTTGAAACATAAATTTTCTGCGGTATATTATTGCAGGACGTCTCTATCTCTAGAAACGTTGGTATTCTTCATCTCTTGAGGTGGGATTCGGTGATATGTGGTTTGAATAAGGGGATTTTCGTTTGTAGTCCTAGCCAGTTGATATTAACTAATGCTTATGTAATGGCataaaaatgcacttttttgGATACTTTAGGGCGAAAAACACTTTAGGCCGCTATTAAATAAGCATTAGAAACACGACAAACACTGTTAGTTCCGATACACATTCACTGcatttatgtttatatatatataattgttgGATATATGAGTTACCCaatgatgcagtggttagcattgctgccttgcagtgctggggttgTAAGTTCATTTAATTCCTGAACTGGGGCGCTGTCTGTGTgacgtttgtatgttctcactgtGCTGGTGTGAATTTTGTCTgggtgctctgttttcctctcacagtccatgacaaactggtaggttaattagcatCTTGAAAACTGGACCTGATGTGAGTgtttgcatgtctgtgtgtgccctgcgatggactggtatcctgtccaggacgtaccctgtcttgtgcccactgcttgccaggatagggtctggctctcccatgaccctgaattggaagaaccGGTTAGAAACTGAAGGGATaggtgttgtacagtatgtacactattcgtttttattttcttctttgctgGTTTATAGTACAATACTATGGTTTATAGACCTGGATTTTACGtgtcagtaaaaaaatattattttcagtttcagcTGTGGGAGGTGCACCATGGCCTCCCCTTCGCCGCACAACCGCAGCAGGAGCGAGGATGAGGATGACCCAGTGGATCGGATGATTTCAAAGACGGGCTGCGCGGAACTGCACTATGCCGTGCAGGAGTGCATGGCAGAGCACCAGGACTGGAGGAAATGTCAGCGTCAGGTCCAGAACTTTAAGGAGTGCATGTTGGCATTCCAGAAATCCAAAAAAGAGGAAAGCTTACAGAAGGCTCCCACACCATCCCGAGTTGATGAATACAGACACCCAGGATCAGGGTGACAGACACACTGTTGCTCTTAACcaagtgttttgtttcatcagttACGAATTACTGTAAAAACGGTTGTACAATTGGATATATTGTGTTAAGTtgtaaaaatcaaaaataaatttcagaaataaattttcaacataatttaacaaaaatggttttgtaattattttatttttcttcttttgtagtTATATTTTCAGGTTAACACACTGACATAATACATCCCAACCCAACTGCTAAACTGTctctctgaaattattttttaaattgtatttactattattttattaaataatgttGTTTAGAAATTCTTTTATTGGGCTTCTTTTCTCTTAACCTGTGTCTTTCTGTGAATGAACAACATGCCCTTACTACTTTGATGGGAAACTGGTGTAAGTGCAAAAAACAACTAGaatatacaggtacagtaaagAAACATATCGTATGAGGTaaactgaaatatttctttTGTAATACATGGTTTCAGGAAAATAAGTTATGGtggaaaatgttaaattataagTCTCCAAAGTGACAGTTTTAAACAGAATCTAGTTTTAACTTCACCTGATAAATAGttattgaaaaaacatttggaaACCTCTACTCTTGGATTGATTGGTCATTTATTCAGACCAAAGGAGATGGAAAAATACCATCAAAATGCTGGTTTTAGTAATTAACATTTTCccccaaaataattttaagctaGCGCTAAAGGGAGCTTTAGAGGTCAGGATaccaaaaatgtgtaaaatgcgTTTATCATGGTTCTTCTGGAAAAACATTGgaaattgaaaaacaatgtAGTTACTATTAAAGGTGCTGGGCACGGATTGTGGTGGTTTTATTTAAGTAGTGCGTGTGTCAATATAGTATACTTCAGCtattcagattaaaaaaaaaaaattactgagaggcattaaaatgcaacaaatgttaTTGATTTCAGTACTCCTCTGTTCCATTTTTAATGCCAGAAACACATtgtgaatataaaatataaaaaaacagttcccACTCTTTTTTACAGCTTGTAAAACCGATAGTACAGTATGCTGTTAATACATGGAAGTGGATGGTATTCTGTAACAGAACTGATCAGCCCTTTCTGTTGTTTGAGGAAGCAATAGCAACTCCACTGTGTTATGCTGCAATACAATACAACATAGCTGGTAGAGAATTTTATTCATAGTACGGACTTGTTTAGAGTTCTTGTTTCTTCAGTGCTCCAATGCTGTTGACCATATTATATTCAATTTTTATTACATGGCTCAATTTTGATAGTTTACTGTCATGTATGGTAAGTACATTGTAACTTGTACTTTTTGTTGTAGATTTCTCATAAATTCATGATAATCCACTACCTTGTAACATGCAAGATGTTAAatataaaagtgtaatttaatATGTGAGCATGGAAGCATATTTCTTCAtgtgccttgtctttctcaaagCAGTTGTGAACTGGAATATTTCAGAGGTTCCCTATCCCTCCTCTagctttcaaaacatttctaCATCTTAAACATTTTGGAAATTATTTGTTAGTGTGTGAAAAACTAAGAAATAATGCTGCAAATAAAATCTATCACCAAATAGGTAAATAAATGAAGGCCTACAAAAGCAGTCTGAAAGCGCTGTTTTGTGTTTCCCATCTTTTCAAGTAGCAGTAACATCTGGTAATACACCATATAAAAACCTGGCTGAAAGACATTCTGTGCATTacatcaaaataatttattctatATTCATGTCTTTCCTGTAGTGTAAAAAAGGGTGAATGTCATGTTTTATAtgaaagaaatatacagtatttcacagaaTTTTTTGTCCACGACTTAAAACTGTTATTCAGTCTAAATGCAATAATTTACcataagaaaatgaaatttcTGCCTGATGGATGCCAAAGCCAACATCTTTGTGGACTCTGATCAGCTTGCAAtcaagaaatatttaaattgtgtaTACAATGTGAATTGCAAAAGGCAACACAACTACtatataaaaaagaacaagtaaaggtttctttcatgctgaaaagagaagaaaagaaacacaatgtttttttttcgtctcttttcagcatggaataaacctctacttgttcctttgtagcctacgcatgttgtcacagctacctacttgaactactactgtatataaaaagatTCACAGTTGCTTCTCTTGATAGCTTCAACAGTATTTATGCGGcaattacaaagaaaacaaaagtagaAAAGGGCAGGCCATTTCCACTGTATTGTTCTAAATTGACATTAATACTAAGAGTAAAGACCAAGAGTAAAGATACACTTACTAAGGTtaggttattttaaaaagcaaaaacataatTAACATCATATTCCTATCAAACAATTAATGAAGTGGTTTAACCCTTTTGAATAACTTTTTAACTTGCTCCATTACCTCCTCAGTTTTTAACGTGTATATGATTGGATTTAACAGAGGAGGCAATGTAGCTGATAGAGATGTATTTAGGATTCTAGTGTCAATATCGATTGTTATGTTTACCCATGCAATCATATATGTTACTAGaacaggaacaaaaaatatGGCAACTAAGATCAAATGCGCTGAGcatgttttaaatgctttccaTTTTCCCTCTGCAGACACAATCCTTGAAAGGGCAAAGATAATGCAGACATATGACACAATAATAAATGCAAGTggcacaaaaatgaaagaaactatGTAAATTATAGCAACATTCCAGTTCTGAGTGTTGTCACTGCAGGCCATTTTAAACACTGGTCCATGGTCGCAAAAATAACTAATAATGACTGGAATTGGTTTACAGAAAGACAATCGTGTTATTAAAATCACTGAAGCTAGTAAAATAGCTAAAGCAAATACCCAGCAAAGAAGAATAATGATGATCATCCTGGAATTTGTGTTGATTGTGCTGCTTCTCAGTGGAAAACAAATAGAGACAAATCTTTCGTAAGACATAACGACAAGTGACAGAGATTCCAGGGAATAgaagtaatgaaaaaaaaacatttgaattatGCACATATCATATAGCACAAACCTtgagttaaaaagaaaaaaatcta from the Lepisosteus oculatus isolate fLepOcu1 chromosome 5, fLepOcu1.hap2, whole genome shotgun sequence genome contains:
- the coa4 gene encoding cytochrome c oxidase assembly factor 4 homolog, mitochondrial isoform X1, which gives rise to MSVCALRWTGILSRTYPVLCPLLARIGSGSPMTLNWKNRLETEGIGVVHFSCGRCTMASPSPHNRSRSEDEDDPVDRMISKTGCAELHYAVQECMAEHQDWRKCQRQVQNFKECMLAFQKSKKEESLQKAPTPSRVDEYRHPGSG
- the coa4 gene encoding cytochrome c oxidase assembly factor 4 homolog, mitochondrial isoform X2 translates to MASPSPHNRSRSEDEDDPVDRMISKTGCAELHYAVQECMAEHQDWRKCQRQVQNFKECMLAFQKSKKEESLQKAPTPSRVDEYRHPGSG